The window GCTGGGGCAGGCGAAGAAGCGCACCAGCAGCTCGAAGGAGAACCAGATGATGCACAGGGTCTCGATGAGGAAGAAGGGGTCTGTGAAGAAAGGGCTTGCCCTAGGAGAGGGGTGCATCGGAGATGGGGTGTCATTTGGCTGCTCAGGGAGCAAGAACATCTGGTTGTCCTGGTGCGCGCCCTCCGCAAGGCCCGGCGGAGCGCCCTTGCTCTCCTGGCGGAACTCGGGCAGGGTTTCCAGGCAGAAGATGACTATGGAGATGAGAATCACCAGCACCGAGACGATGGCGATGCCCCGGGCTGGCCCAGAGCTCTCAGGGTACTCGAAAAGGAGCCACACCTGGCGCTGGAAGTGCTGTTGAGGCaggggcttctcctcctcctggatGAAGCCCTCGTCCTCCCGGAAGGTCTCGAtggcctcctcccccagctggtAGAAACGGATCTCCTCCATGAAGATGTCCAGGGGCACATGGACTGGCCTGCGGAGCCGGCCCCCGGACTGGTAGTAATAGAGGATGGCGTCGAAGCTGGGCCGGTTCCGATCGAAGAAGTACTCGTTGCGCAGCGGGTCGAAGAAGCGCATCCGGCGGCTCGGGTCCCCCAGCAGCGTGTCCGGGAAGAGAGACAGGGTCCGCAGCTGGGTCTCGAAGCGCAGCCCGGAGATGTTGATCACCAGGCGctcgctgctgcagcagctgccgcTCCCGCTCCGGTCCTCCCCGGCAGCCTCCGCCTCTCCGCAGCCGCCCCTGGCGCCTGCCAGAGACAGGGGCTCCTCCGCCCACATGCCAGCTGCACTGCCAGGCCAGGGGACTCCGGCGGGGAGGTGGCGGGGCAGCCCTGGGTCTGGGGCTCTGCCCAGCGCAAGGTgcgctctccctccccccgctgcTGCTGGGGTCTGAGTCCGTCTGTCCTCCGCGCTCccggctggggtctgggtccctcTGTCCCTCCTTCCACCTCGCTGGGGTCTGAGTCCCCTCCccggctggggtctgggtccctcCCCTCCCGCCGCTGGGGTCTGGGTCTGcgcgcccctccccgctgggGGCTGGAGCTCGCGGCCTGCCTGGCTGTCCCTGTTTCACCTCCCGCAGGCTGGCTCGCTGGCTGTCCTTCCCTCTCCTTCAGGAGCCGGGGTGCGGCTGTCGCTCCCGCTTGCcggtttctctctcctcctgggcGGGGCTGGCTCAGTCTGTCCTTCCCGCCGGGGTCCGCCTCCGCCTGTTGCGCCTTCTGCGCCCCGGCTCAGCCTCTGCCAGTGTCTGGCTCTCGGTCTCCAGCGCCAGCTGcgccctgctcctgctcagcGGGTACCGGCTGGGTGTCTGGGCGCCTGCCCCTAGCTGCTACCGCAGCTCCTCCAGCTCCGTCCTCTCTCCTTCCGACACACACAGCTAGACGTGGGGCGGAGAGTGGTGCCTGCCTCCGCCTTcctccccaagcccccacccacccagccGGAGGACGCAGCAACAGTAaagctctggggaggggggcgATCGGTGCCCGCACTGCCCTCCCCATCAGCGGCCCTACAAGCTCCAGCGGGAAGGTGAAATCGCTACTGCGCTCCCGTCCCAACGGATGGATGCACAACCTTCCCCCGCGCGAACTGCTCCAGCTCAGGGGCTGGCTCTGGAGGTAGCAGCTCCCCCTACTCGGAATGACAGTTTTGTTAACCTAAGCCCTGGCGAATGGCAGAAAACAAGGCAGCGTGACCCAGTGTTCAGAGTAGGGGACGCGGCTCCAGGAGACCTGGTGCGTGCTCCCTTCTTTGCCCATCAGTatctgaccttga of the Gopherus flavomarginatus isolate rGopFla2 chromosome 1, rGopFla2.mat.asm, whole genome shotgun sequence genome contains:
- the LOC127057079 gene encoding potassium voltage-gated channel subfamily A member 6-like, whose product is MWAEEPLSLAGARGGCGEAEAAGEDRSGSGSCCSSERLVINISGLRFETQLRTLSLFPDTLLGDPSRRMRFFDPLRNEYFFDRNRPSFDAILYYYQSGGRLRRPVHVPLDIFMEEIRFYQLGEEAIETFREDEGFIQEEEKPLPQQHFQRQVWLLFEYPESSGPARGIAIVSVLVILISIVIFCLETLPEFRQESKGAPPGLAEGAHQDNQMFLLPEQPNDTPSPMHPSPRASPFFTDPFFLIETLCIIWFSFELLVRFFACPSKPEFSRNIMNIIDIVAIIPYFITLGTELAQEQQKKQQPRTAINNNGGQQQAMSLAILRVIRLVRVFRIFKLSRHSKGLQILGKTLQASMRELGLLIFFLFIGVILFSSAVYFAETDDPESLFTSIPDAFWWAVVTMTTVGYGDMYPMTIGGKIVGSLCAIAGVLTIALPVPVIVSNFNYFYHRETEQEEQCQYTHVTCGQQQSPFSEPKKGDSNQSLSKSEFLETEDLESMKYPNFIPTSNQDYRGKKMLTEV